In one window of Musa acuminata AAA Group cultivar baxijiao chromosome BXJ3-2, Cavendish_Baxijiao_AAA, whole genome shotgun sequence DNA:
- the LOC135631537 gene encoding uncharacterized protein LOC135631537, which produces MLLVLRRRKEKEKYISLLRAGPVGPTFSGSIEPYGRATDGSLWRRTGETREAGRPWRKPKVLGLGSARPSLSPRLTYGWKRRHSIRILLHQDSSSLARAEHRAYAGGTRRSGFHQRVAGRDAGTGRSEDRATGALKFSGRIRCSQCGRCRRTFSGLSIPAVLFVRRLLPLALGIVSDWSFSGNGYDEMQFTKLFVLNVEQELPCLPEWLCFNKCHRLLQVMKKVHKLWLFMCSWMLRNLLWNGDPAEGQNQAMDRVMGLVFMWTSRWGLSSWSMHLTIKIRGGFTLRVGYHQ; this is translated from the exons ATGTTGCTCGTCTTACGG AgacgaaaagaaaaagaaaagtatatttcattgCTCCGAGCCGGACCGGTTGGCCCAACATTTTCCGGTTCAATAGAACCGTACGGAAGGGCTACAGACGGGTCTTTGTGGCGTCGAACCGGGGAAACAAGAGAAGCCGGCCGGCCATGGCGGAAACCCAAGGTTTTGGGTCTCGGCTCCGCTCGCCCTTCCCTCTCTCCTCGTCTCACTTATGGCTGGAAACGCAGACATTCAATTCGTATCCTCCTCCATCAGGATTCCTCTTCGCTCGCTAGGGCAGAACATCGGGCCTACGCGGGAGGGACGAGGAGGAGCGGGTTTCATCAGCGAGTTGCCGGGAGAGACGCTGGAACAGGCCGATCTGAGGACCGCGCTACCGGAGCGCTGAAGTTCTCCGGCCGAATTCGGTGCTCACAGTGTGGGAGGTGCAGGAGGACGTTCTCAGGATTATCCATACCGGCTGTTCTCTTTGTGCGTCGCCTGTTGCCTTTGGCATTAGGGATAGTATCCGATTGGTCTTTCAG TGGCAACGGTTATGATGAAATGCAATTTACCAAGTTG TTTGTGCTCAATGTGGAACAAGAGCTTCCTTGCCTTCCTGAGTGGTTGTGTTTCAACAAG TGTCACAGGTTATTACAGGTTATGAAGAAGGTGCATAAGTTGTGGTTGTTCATGTGCAGTTGGATGCTGAGAAATCTCCTTTGGAATG GTGATCCAGCTGAAGGGCAAAACCAGGCAATGGATCGGGTTATGGGATTGGTATTCATGTGGACTTCTCGTTGGGGCCTATCTTCCTGGAGTATGCATTTGACGATAAAAATACGAGGAGGTTTCACTTTAAGAGTTGGATATCACCAGTAG
- the LOC135584628 gene encoding uncharacterized protein LOC135584628 — protein MNNPMMGGGLLPGSATGILDLDPSVSQCHHHAPTHAHAHSHIHPVFGGGLDSDRQMASLFVPSSVGAATSDDEDHFPAIAGEEDGHDPDSQPASEAGGSKKASPWHRMKWTDEVVRLLISVVAFVGDHDDGSLEILNGSAAARRRHGASLQKKGKWKTVSKLMLEKGCYVSPQQCEDKFNDLNKRYKRLNEILGRGTSCQVVENPHLLDSMSHISPKAKEDVRKILSSKHLFYREMCAYHNGQRIPNCHDIDLQVCDVPKVATSKDGDGHANDEDEDDEKDGDDGDHDDRSDETGNKGLESFRAEMDVVLHDTTKSPWEQRQWFKGRALQLEEERVEIEAEALELEKRHFKWQRFRGKKDRELERLMLENERLKLENERMALQVRQKELELDIMRSMDREQDIQRN, from the coding sequence atgaATAATCCGATGATGGGCGGCGGCTTGCTCCCTGGTTCGGCCACCGGGATCCTTGACCTTGACCCCTCCGTCAGTCAGTGCCACCACCACGCTCCCACCCACGCCCACGCCCACTCCCACATCCATCCGGTCTTCGGAGGAGGCCTCGACTCGGACCGCCAGATGGCCTCACTCTTTGTCCCCTCCTCCGTGGGCGCCGCCACAAGCGACGACGAGGACCACTTCCCTGCAATCGCAGGCGAGGAGGACGGCCACGATCCCGACTCCCAGCCTGCTTCCGAGGCTGGCGGCAGCAAAAAGGCTTCGCCTTGGCACCGCATGAAGTGGACTGACGAAGTGGTGCGGCTGCTGATTTCAGTGGTGGCGTTCGTTGGTGATCACGACGACGGTAGTCTGGAGATCCTCAACGGATCAGCAGCGGCTCGGAGGAGGCACGGGGCCTCCCTCCAGAAGAAGGGAAAGTGGAAGACGGTGTCGAAGTTAATGCTGGAGAAGGGCTGCTATGTTTCGCCCCAGCAGTGCGAGGACAAGTTCAATGACCTCAACAAGCGATACAAGCGGCTCAACGAGATCCTTGGACGAGGGACATCCTGTCAGGTGGTCGAGAATCCTCACCTTTTGGATTCAATGTCTCATATCTCTCCGAAGGCTAAGGAAGACGTGAGGAAGATCTTAAGCTCCAAACACCTCTTTTACCGGGAAATGTGTGCATATCACAATGGGCAGAGGATACCGAATTGCCATGATATTGATTTGCAGGTCTGTGATGTCCCAAAAGTCGCTACTTCCAAGGATGGTGATGGTCATGCAaacgatgaagatgaagatgatgaaAAAGATGGTGATGATGGGGATCATGATGACAGGAGCGATGAAACGGGCAACAAGGGTTTAGAGAGCTTCAGGGCCGAGATGGATGTGGTGCTTCATGACACAACAAAGTCACCATGGGAACAGAGGCAGTGGTTTAAAGGACGTGCATTGCAGCTTGAAGAGGAAAGGGTGGAGATTGAGGCTGAAGCACTGGAACTGGAGAAGCGACACTTCAAGTGGCAGAGATTCCGTGGCAAGAAGGATAGGGAGCTCGAGAGGCTGATGTTGGAGAATGAGAGATTGAAATTGGAAAATGAGCGCATGGCATTGCAAGTGAGGCAGAAGGAGCTGGAGCTGGATATCATGAGATCCATGGACAGGGAGCAAGACATCCAAAGGAACTAG
- the LOC135631252 gene encoding 3-oxoacyl-[acyl-carrier-protein] synthase, mitochondrial-like isoform X2, with translation MEALRRITRRPIRRRFLSSQAFDPPPAAPRRRVVVTGLGMVTPLGCGVGETWRRLVDERCGVRALTPADLRMDGFDEATVMHTYDQLTAKVAAIVPCGKGEGKFDEEQWLQSKDHRSTSRFIAYALCSTEEALRDANWLPTEPEKKERTGVSIGGGIGSISDILDAAQLICDKRLRRLSPFFIPRILINMASGHVSMKYGFQGPNHAAVTACATGAHSIGDATRMIQFGDADVMVAGGTESSIDALSIAGFCRIGEGSGVMVLEELNHAKERGAKIYAEVRGYGMSGDAYHITQPHIDGKGAILAMTRALEQSGLHPNQVDYINAHATSTPLGDAAEANAIKSVFSDHATSGALALSSTKGATGHLLGAAGSVEAIFSVLAICHGIAPPTLNLLNPDPVFHDGYLPLSTSKKMQIRAALSNSFGFGGTNASLLFACPPT, from the exons ATGGAGGCTCTCCGCCGGATCACCCGCCGTCCTATTCGGCGCCGCTTCCTCTCCTCCCAAGCCTTCGATCCGCCGCCGGCCGCCCCTCGCCGCCGTGTCGTGGTTACAG GTCTGGGGATGGTCACCCCGCTTGGATGCGGCGTGGGGGAGACGTGGCGGCGGCTGGTGGATGAACGGTGCGGCGTGCGGGCGCTCACGCCCGCTGATCTCAGAATGGACGGCTTCGATGAGGCCACGGTGATGCACACCTACGACCAGCTGACGGCCAAGGTGGCGGCCATCGTGCCGTGCGGAAAAGGGGAAGGGAAGTTCGACGAGGAGCAGTGGCTGCAGTCCAAG GACCATAGGTCCACATCAAGATTTATTGCTTATGCGCTCTGTTCAACCGAGGAGGCTCTCAGAGATGCAAACTGGTTACCAACTGAAccagaaaagaaggaaagaacg GGTGTTTCCATTGGCGGTGGGATAGGAAGCATCTCCGACATTTTAGATGCAGCTCAGCTGATATGTGATAAG CGTTTACGTCGGCTTAGCCCATTCTTCATCCCTAGAATACTGATCAACATGGCATCTGGTCATGTCAGCATGAAATATGGATTCCAG GGCCCAAATCATGCTGCTGTTACAGCTTGTGCAACTGGAGCTCATTCCATTGGTGATGCAACAAGGATGATTCAGTTTGGAGATGCGGATGTTATGGTCGCCGGAGGAACAGAGTCCAGTATCGATGCTTTGTCAATAGCTGGATTTTGTAG GATAGGTGAAGGATCTGGCGTGATGGTGTTGGAG GAACTGAATCATGCTAAGGAGCGAGGAGCAAAAATTTATGCAGAAGTTCGAGGCTATGGGATGTCAG GTGATGCATATCACATAACTCAACCACACATTGATGGGAAGGGTGCTATTTTAGCTATGACACGTGCACTCGAGCAG TCAGGTCTTCATCCAAATCAAGTAGATTACATAAATGCTCATGCAACTTCAACACCTCTTG GTGATGCAGCGGAAGCTAACGCCATAAAATCAGTATTCTCTGACCATGCAACATCAGGTGCTTTAGCACTGTCCTCAACAAAG GGAGCTACTGGCCACCTACTTGGAGCAGCTGGCTCTGTAGAAGCCATCTTTAGCGTGCTAGCTATTTGCCAT GGAATAGCACCACCAACGCTCAATCTTCTAAACCCAGATCCTGTTTTCCATGATGGGTATTTGCCTTTGAGCACTTCCAAGAAGATGCAAATAAGAGCTGCACTTTCGAATTCATTTGGCTTTGGTGGCACTAATGCATCACTGTTGTTCGCTTGCCCACCAACATAG
- the LOC135631252 gene encoding 3-oxoacyl-[acyl-carrier-protein] synthase, mitochondrial-like isoform X3, producing the protein MEALRRITRRPIRRRFLSSQAFDPPPAAPRRRVVVTGLGMVTPLGCGVGETWRRLVDERCGVRALTPADLRMDGFDEATVMHTYDQLTAKVAAIVPCGKGEGKFDEEQWLQSKDHRSTSRFIAYALCSTEEALRDANWLPTEPEKKERTGVSIGGGIGSISDILDAAQLICDKGPNHAAVTACATGAHSIGDATRMIQFGDADVMVAGGTESSIDALSIAGFCRSRALATKYNLLPQVSSRPFDCDRDGFVIGEGSGVMVLEELNHAKERGAKIYAEVRGYGMSGDAYHITQPHIDGKGAILAMTRALEQSGLHPNQVDYINAHATSTPLGDAAEANAIKSVFSDHATSGALALSSTKGATGHLLGAAGSVEAIFSVLAICHGIAPPTLNLLNPDPVFHDGYLPLSTSKKMQIRAALSNSFGFGGTNASLLFACPPT; encoded by the exons ATGGAGGCTCTCCGCCGGATCACCCGCCGTCCTATTCGGCGCCGCTTCCTCTCCTCCCAAGCCTTCGATCCGCCGCCGGCCGCCCCTCGCCGCCGTGTCGTGGTTACAG GTCTGGGGATGGTCACCCCGCTTGGATGCGGCGTGGGGGAGACGTGGCGGCGGCTGGTGGATGAACGGTGCGGCGTGCGGGCGCTCACGCCCGCTGATCTCAGAATGGACGGCTTCGATGAGGCCACGGTGATGCACACCTACGACCAGCTGACGGCCAAGGTGGCGGCCATCGTGCCGTGCGGAAAAGGGGAAGGGAAGTTCGACGAGGAGCAGTGGCTGCAGTCCAAG GACCATAGGTCCACATCAAGATTTATTGCTTATGCGCTCTGTTCAACCGAGGAGGCTCTCAGAGATGCAAACTGGTTACCAACTGAAccagaaaagaaggaaagaacg GGTGTTTCCATTGGCGGTGGGATAGGAAGCATCTCCGACATTTTAGATGCAGCTCAGCTGATATGTGATAAG GGCCCAAATCATGCTGCTGTTACAGCTTGTGCAACTGGAGCTCATTCCATTGGTGATGCAACAAGGATGATTCAGTTTGGAGATGCGGATGTTATGGTCGCCGGAGGAACAGAGTCCAGTATCGATGCTTTGTCAATAGCTGGATTTTGTAG GTCAAGAGCATTGGCTACAAAGTATAACCTTCTACCACAAGTATCTTCTCGACCATTTGATTGTGACAGAGATGGATTTGT GATAGGTGAAGGATCTGGCGTGATGGTGTTGGAG GAACTGAATCATGCTAAGGAGCGAGGAGCAAAAATTTATGCAGAAGTTCGAGGCTATGGGATGTCAG GTGATGCATATCACATAACTCAACCACACATTGATGGGAAGGGTGCTATTTTAGCTATGACACGTGCACTCGAGCAG TCAGGTCTTCATCCAAATCAAGTAGATTACATAAATGCTCATGCAACTTCAACACCTCTTG GTGATGCAGCGGAAGCTAACGCCATAAAATCAGTATTCTCTGACCATGCAACATCAGGTGCTTTAGCACTGTCCTCAACAAAG GGAGCTACTGGCCACCTACTTGGAGCAGCTGGCTCTGTAGAAGCCATCTTTAGCGTGCTAGCTATTTGCCAT GGAATAGCACCACCAACGCTCAATCTTCTAAACCCAGATCCTGTTTTCCATGATGGGTATTTGCCTTTGAGCACTTCCAAGAAGATGCAAATAAGAGCTGCACTTTCGAATTCATTTGGCTTTGGTGGCACTAATGCATCACTGTTGTTCGCTTGCCCACCAACATAG
- the LOC135631252 gene encoding 3-oxoacyl-[acyl-carrier-protein] synthase, mitochondrial-like isoform X4 yields MEALRRITRRPIRRRFLSSQAFDPPPAAPRRRVVVTGLGMVTPLGCGVGETWRRLVDERCGVRALTPADLRMDGFDEATVMHTYDQLTAKVAAIVPCGKGEGKFDEEQWLQSKDHRSTSRFIAYALCSTEEALRDANWLPTEPEKKERTGVSIGGGIGSISDILDAAQLICDKRLRRLSPFFIPRILINMASGHVSMKYGFQGPNHAAVTACATGAHSIGDATRMIQFGDADVMVAGGTESSIDALSIAGFCRSRALATKYNLLPQVSSRPFDCDRDGFVIGEGSGVMVLEELNHAKERGAKIYAEVRGYGMSGDAAEANAIKSVFSDHATSGALALSSTKGATGHLLGAAGSVEAIFSVLAICHGIAPPTLNLLNPDPVFHDGYLPLSTSKKMQIRAALSNSFGFGGTNASLLFACPPT; encoded by the exons ATGGAGGCTCTCCGCCGGATCACCCGCCGTCCTATTCGGCGCCGCTTCCTCTCCTCCCAAGCCTTCGATCCGCCGCCGGCCGCCCCTCGCCGCCGTGTCGTGGTTACAG GTCTGGGGATGGTCACCCCGCTTGGATGCGGCGTGGGGGAGACGTGGCGGCGGCTGGTGGATGAACGGTGCGGCGTGCGGGCGCTCACGCCCGCTGATCTCAGAATGGACGGCTTCGATGAGGCCACGGTGATGCACACCTACGACCAGCTGACGGCCAAGGTGGCGGCCATCGTGCCGTGCGGAAAAGGGGAAGGGAAGTTCGACGAGGAGCAGTGGCTGCAGTCCAAG GACCATAGGTCCACATCAAGATTTATTGCTTATGCGCTCTGTTCAACCGAGGAGGCTCTCAGAGATGCAAACTGGTTACCAACTGAAccagaaaagaaggaaagaacg GGTGTTTCCATTGGCGGTGGGATAGGAAGCATCTCCGACATTTTAGATGCAGCTCAGCTGATATGTGATAAG CGTTTACGTCGGCTTAGCCCATTCTTCATCCCTAGAATACTGATCAACATGGCATCTGGTCATGTCAGCATGAAATATGGATTCCAG GGCCCAAATCATGCTGCTGTTACAGCTTGTGCAACTGGAGCTCATTCCATTGGTGATGCAACAAGGATGATTCAGTTTGGAGATGCGGATGTTATGGTCGCCGGAGGAACAGAGTCCAGTATCGATGCTTTGTCAATAGCTGGATTTTGTAG GTCAAGAGCATTGGCTACAAAGTATAACCTTCTACCACAAGTATCTTCTCGACCATTTGATTGTGACAGAGATGGATTTGT GATAGGTGAAGGATCTGGCGTGATGGTGTTGGAG GAACTGAATCATGCTAAGGAGCGAGGAGCAAAAATTTATGCAGAAGTTCGAGGCTATGGGATGTCAG GTGATGCAGCGGAAGCTAACGCCATAAAATCAGTATTCTCTGACCATGCAACATCAGGTGCTTTAGCACTGTCCTCAACAAAG GGAGCTACTGGCCACCTACTTGGAGCAGCTGGCTCTGTAGAAGCCATCTTTAGCGTGCTAGCTATTTGCCAT GGAATAGCACCACCAACGCTCAATCTTCTAAACCCAGATCCTGTTTTCCATGATGGGTATTTGCCTTTGAGCACTTCCAAGAAGATGCAAATAAGAGCTGCACTTTCGAATTCATTTGGCTTTGGTGGCACTAATGCATCACTGTTGTTCGCTTGCCCACCAACATAG
- the LOC135631220 gene encoding uncharacterized protein LOC135631220: MFGTQAQKEASNGFALRRRAYWLTSATSTARATTITSIPKKPSTFSVKFEDMYGFTAEGNIDDVNVLNEVRERVREQGRVWCGLEASKGANWYLQTQISSNGEGISVASLKLSKLTNMITLKRLVRKGIPPVLRPNVWLSVSGAAKKRSTVPESYYDDLIRATEGKITPATRQIDQDLPRTFPSHPWLDSPEGQASLRRVLVGYSFRDSDVGYCQGLNYVAALLLLVMKTEEDAFWMLAVLLENVLVNDCYTDNLSGCHVEQRVFKDLLAKKCPRIAAHLEAMEFDVSLVATEWFLCLFAKSVPSETTLRVWDILFNEGAKVLFHVALAIFKMKEDDLLRAHQIGEVIDILQTTTHHLYDPDQLLTVAFDKIGSMTANTITKERKKQEPAVMAELDQRQRRLNTLNTNG, from the exons ATGTTTGGAACTCAAGCCCAAAAAGAGGCATCCAATGGGTTTGCCCTCAGAAGAAGAGCCTATTGGCTAACCTCGGCCACCTCCACCGCCAGGGCCACCACCATCACCTCCATCCCCAAGAAGCCAAGCACCTTCTCTGTCAAATTCGAAGACATGTACGGGTTCACCGCCGAGGGGAACATCGACGATGTCAATGTTCTGAACGAGGTGAGGGAGAGGGTGAGGGAGCAGGGTAGGGTTTGGTGTGGCCTCGAGGCAAGCAAAGGTGCAAACTGGTACCTGCAAACGCAAATCTCATCCAACGGTGAGGGGATCAGTGTTGCCTCGCTGAAGCTGTCAAAGCTTACTAACATGATCACATTGAAGAGGCTCGTCAGGAAAGGGATACCGCCAGTGCTGAGGCCAAATGTGTGGCTTTCGGTGTCTGGCGCTGCAAAGAAGCGATCCACGGTGCCGGAGAGCTACTATGATGATCTGATCAGAGCTACAGAAGGAAAAATTACACCTGCCACAAGACAAATCGATCAG GATCTCCCAAGAACTTTCCCCTCTCATCCGTGGTTGGACAGCCCTGAAGGTCAGGCATCTCTTCGGAGAGTCCTTGTTGGGTATTCTTTTCGAGATTCAGATGTTGGTTATTGCCAG GGTCTAAATTATGTGGCTGCCCTATTGCTACTAGTAATGAAAACAGAAGAAGATGCTTTTTGGATGCTTGCTGTCCTCTTGGAAAATGTGTTGGTTAACGACTGCTACACTGATAACCTTTCCGGATGCCATGTAGAGCAAAGGGTGTTTAAAGATCTTCTAGCAAAAAAGTGTCCCAG GATAGCTGCTCATTTAGAAGCCATGGAGTTTGATGTCTCTCTTGTAGCCACAGAATGGTTCCTGTGCCTCTTCGCAAAGAGCGTACCATCTGAG ACAACCCTGCGGGTCTGGGATATTCTTTTCAATGAAGGGGCAAAAGTTCTTTTTCATGTTGCCCTAGCCATCTTTAAG ATGAAGGAAGATGACTTACTACGTGCTCATCAGATAGGCGAGGTAATTGATATTTTACAAACAACCACCCATCATCTATATGACCCCGATCAATTGCTCACG GTAGCTTTCGACAAAATTGGTTCTATGACTGCAAACACAATcacaaaggaaagaaagaaacaggAACCAGCAGTGATGGCTGAGCTTGACCAGAGACAGAGACGACTCAACACCCTGAACACAAACGGGTAA
- the LOC135631252 gene encoding 3-oxoacyl-[acyl-carrier-protein] synthase, mitochondrial-like isoform X1 translates to MEALRRITRRPIRRRFLSSQAFDPPPAAPRRRVVVTGLGMVTPLGCGVGETWRRLVDERCGVRALTPADLRMDGFDEATVMHTYDQLTAKVAAIVPCGKGEGKFDEEQWLQSKDHRSTSRFIAYALCSTEEALRDANWLPTEPEKKERTGVSIGGGIGSISDILDAAQLICDKRLRRLSPFFIPRILINMASGHVSMKYGFQGPNHAAVTACATGAHSIGDATRMIQFGDADVMVAGGTESSIDALSIAGFCRSRALATKYNLLPQVSSRPFDCDRDGFVIGEGSGVMVLEELNHAKERGAKIYAEVRGYGMSGDAYHITQPHIDGKGAILAMTRALEQSGLHPNQVDYINAHATSTPLGDAAEANAIKSVFSDHATSGALALSSTKGATGHLLGAAGSVEAIFSVLAICHGIAPPTLNLLNPDPVFHDGYLPLSTSKKMQIRAALSNSFGFGGTNASLLFACPPT, encoded by the exons ATGGAGGCTCTCCGCCGGATCACCCGCCGTCCTATTCGGCGCCGCTTCCTCTCCTCCCAAGCCTTCGATCCGCCGCCGGCCGCCCCTCGCCGCCGTGTCGTGGTTACAG GTCTGGGGATGGTCACCCCGCTTGGATGCGGCGTGGGGGAGACGTGGCGGCGGCTGGTGGATGAACGGTGCGGCGTGCGGGCGCTCACGCCCGCTGATCTCAGAATGGACGGCTTCGATGAGGCCACGGTGATGCACACCTACGACCAGCTGACGGCCAAGGTGGCGGCCATCGTGCCGTGCGGAAAAGGGGAAGGGAAGTTCGACGAGGAGCAGTGGCTGCAGTCCAAG GACCATAGGTCCACATCAAGATTTATTGCTTATGCGCTCTGTTCAACCGAGGAGGCTCTCAGAGATGCAAACTGGTTACCAACTGAAccagaaaagaaggaaagaacg GGTGTTTCCATTGGCGGTGGGATAGGAAGCATCTCCGACATTTTAGATGCAGCTCAGCTGATATGTGATAAG CGTTTACGTCGGCTTAGCCCATTCTTCATCCCTAGAATACTGATCAACATGGCATCTGGTCATGTCAGCATGAAATATGGATTCCAG GGCCCAAATCATGCTGCTGTTACAGCTTGTGCAACTGGAGCTCATTCCATTGGTGATGCAACAAGGATGATTCAGTTTGGAGATGCGGATGTTATGGTCGCCGGAGGAACAGAGTCCAGTATCGATGCTTTGTCAATAGCTGGATTTTGTAG GTCAAGAGCATTGGCTACAAAGTATAACCTTCTACCACAAGTATCTTCTCGACCATTTGATTGTGACAGAGATGGATTTGT GATAGGTGAAGGATCTGGCGTGATGGTGTTGGAG GAACTGAATCATGCTAAGGAGCGAGGAGCAAAAATTTATGCAGAAGTTCGAGGCTATGGGATGTCAG GTGATGCATATCACATAACTCAACCACACATTGATGGGAAGGGTGCTATTTTAGCTATGACACGTGCACTCGAGCAG TCAGGTCTTCATCCAAATCAAGTAGATTACATAAATGCTCATGCAACTTCAACACCTCTTG GTGATGCAGCGGAAGCTAACGCCATAAAATCAGTATTCTCTGACCATGCAACATCAGGTGCTTTAGCACTGTCCTCAACAAAG GGAGCTACTGGCCACCTACTTGGAGCAGCTGGCTCTGTAGAAGCCATCTTTAGCGTGCTAGCTATTTGCCAT GGAATAGCACCACCAACGCTCAATCTTCTAAACCCAGATCCTGTTTTCCATGATGGGTATTTGCCTTTGAGCACTTCCAAGAAGATGCAAATAAGAGCTGCACTTTCGAATTCATTTGGCTTTGGTGGCACTAATGCATCACTGTTGTTCGCTTGCCCACCAACATAG